In the Bos taurus isolate L1 Dominette 01449 registration number 42190680 breed Hereford chromosome 21, ARS-UCD2.0, whole genome shotgun sequence genome, one interval contains:
- the GPR68 gene encoding ovarian cancer G-protein coupled receptor 1 isoform X1, translating to MGGEAPAGPKMGNITADNTSMNCDIDHTIHQTLAPVVYVMVLVVGFPANCLSLYYGYLQIKARNELGVYLCNLTVADLFYICSLPFWLQYVLQHDHWSHDDLSCQVCGILLYENIYISVGFLCCISIDRYLAVAHPFRFHQFRTLKAAMGVSALIWVKELLTSIYFLMHEEVVEDADRHRVCFEHYPLEPRQRGINYYRFLVGFLFPICLLLASYRGILRAVRRSHGTQKSRKDQIQRLVLSTVVIFLACFLPYHVLLLVRSLWESSCDFAKGIFNAYHFSLLLTSFNCVADPVLYCFVSETTHRDLARLRGACLAFLTCARTGRAREAYPLGAPEASGKSEDPEVLTRLHPAFQTPHPPGMGGSPAGGLS from the coding sequence ATGGGGGGTGAGGCCCCGGCAGGCCCGAAGATGGGGAACATCACGGCAGACAACACCTCGATGAACTGTGACATCGACCACACCATCCACCAGACGCTGGCCCCGGTGGTCTACGTCATGGTGCTGGTGGTGGGCTTTCCGGCCAACTGCCTGTCCCTCTACTACGGCTACCTGCAGATCAAGGCCCGGAACGAGCTGGGCGTGTACCTGTGCAACCTGACGGTGGCCGACCTCTTCTACATCTGCTCCCTCCCCTTCTGGCTGCAGTACGTGCTGCAGCACGACCACTGGTCCCACGACGACCTGTCCTGCCAGGTGTGCGGGATCCTGCTCTACGAGAACATCTACATCAGCGTGGGCTTCCTCTGCTGCATCTCCATCGACCGCTACCTGGCCGTGGCCCACCCCTTCCGCTTCCACCAGTTCCGCACTTTGAAGGCCGCCATGGGCGTCAGTGCGCTCATCTGGGTCAAGGAGCTGCTGACCAGCATCTACTTCCTCATGCACGAGGAGGTGGTGGAAGACGCCGACCGGCACCGCGTCTGCTTCGAGCATTATCCGCTCGAGCCGCGCCAGCGCGGCATCAACTACTACCGCTTCCTGGTGGGCTTCCTCTTCCCCATCTGCCTGCTGCTGGCCTCCTACCGGGGCATCCTGCGGGCCGTGCGCCGCAGCCACGGGACCCAGAAGAGCCGCAAGGACCAGATCCAGCGGCTAGTGCTCAGCACCGTGGTCATCTTCCTGGCCTGCTTCCTGCCCTACCACGTGCTGCTGCTGGTGCGCAGCCTCTGGGAGTCCAGCTGCGACTTCGCCAAGGGCATCTTCAATGCCTACCACTTCTCCCTGCTCCTCACCAGCTTCAACTGCGTGGCCGACCCCGTGCTCTACTGCTTCGTCAGCGAGACCACGCACAGGGACCTGGCCCGCCTCCGCGGGGCCTGCCTGGCCTTCCTCACCTGCGCCAGGACCGGCCGGGCCCGGGAGGCCTACCCGCTGGGCGCCCCCGAGGCCTCCGGGAAGAGCGAGGATCCCGAGGTCCTGACAAGGCTCCACCCGGCCTTCCAGACCCCCCACCCGCCTGGAATGGGAGGGTCCCCCGCAGGTGGGCTGTCCTAG
- the GPR68 gene encoding ovarian cancer G-protein coupled receptor 1 gives MGNITADNTSMNCDIDHTIHQTLAPVVYVMVLVVGFPANCLSLYYGYLQIKARNELGVYLCNLTVADLFYICSLPFWLQYVLQHDHWSHDDLSCQVCGILLYENIYISVGFLCCISIDRYLAVAHPFRFHQFRTLKAAMGVSALIWVKELLTSIYFLMHEEVVEDADRHRVCFEHYPLEPRQRGINYYRFLVGFLFPICLLLASYRGILRAVRRSHGTQKSRKDQIQRLVLSTVVIFLACFLPYHVLLLVRSLWESSCDFAKGIFNAYHFSLLLTSFNCVADPVLYCFVSETTHRDLARLRGACLAFLTCARTGRAREAYPLGAPEASGKSEDPEVLTRLHPAFQTPHPPGMGGSPAGGLS, from the coding sequence ATGGGGAACATCACGGCAGACAACACCTCGATGAACTGTGACATCGACCACACCATCCACCAGACGCTGGCCCCGGTGGTCTACGTCATGGTGCTGGTGGTGGGCTTTCCGGCCAACTGCCTGTCCCTCTACTACGGCTACCTGCAGATCAAGGCCCGGAACGAGCTGGGCGTGTACCTGTGCAACCTGACGGTGGCCGACCTCTTCTACATCTGCTCCCTCCCCTTCTGGCTGCAGTACGTGCTGCAGCACGACCACTGGTCCCACGACGACCTGTCCTGCCAGGTGTGCGGGATCCTGCTCTACGAGAACATCTACATCAGCGTGGGCTTCCTCTGCTGCATCTCCATCGACCGCTACCTGGCCGTGGCCCACCCCTTCCGCTTCCACCAGTTCCGCACTTTGAAGGCCGCCATGGGCGTCAGTGCGCTCATCTGGGTCAAGGAGCTGCTGACCAGCATCTACTTCCTCATGCACGAGGAGGTGGTGGAAGACGCCGACCGGCACCGCGTCTGCTTCGAGCATTATCCGCTCGAGCCGCGCCAGCGCGGCATCAACTACTACCGCTTCCTGGTGGGCTTCCTCTTCCCCATCTGCCTGCTGCTGGCCTCCTACCGGGGCATCCTGCGGGCCGTGCGCCGCAGCCACGGGACCCAGAAGAGCCGCAAGGACCAGATCCAGCGGCTAGTGCTCAGCACCGTGGTCATCTTCCTGGCCTGCTTCCTGCCCTACCACGTGCTGCTGCTGGTGCGCAGCCTCTGGGAGTCCAGCTGCGACTTCGCCAAGGGCATCTTCAATGCCTACCACTTCTCCCTGCTCCTCACCAGCTTCAACTGCGTGGCCGACCCCGTGCTCTACTGCTTCGTCAGCGAGACCACGCACAGGGACCTGGCCCGCCTCCGCGGGGCCTGCCTGGCCTTCCTCACCTGCGCCAGGACCGGCCGGGCCCGGGAGGCCTACCCGCTGGGCGCCCCCGAGGCCTCCGGGAAGAGCGAGGATCCCGAGGTCCTGACAAGGCTCCACCCGGCCTTCCAGACCCCCCACCCGCCTGGAATGGGAGGGTCCCCCGCAGGTGGGCTGTCCTAG